The Mobula birostris isolate sMobBir1 chromosome 7, sMobBir1.hap1, whole genome shotgun sequence region ATAGCAGTGGCTTTAGTACAGAAAAATGGCACTGAGGGAAGCGATAAGCCAAATTAAATGGCAGAGCGACTGCGATGGAGTCAGTACCTCgtattttatttgtattcctGTTTATGTTTATTATAGCAATAAAACAAGGTAAACTGGAGTTTAACCGGACACGCACACATGGATGATCAGTGTAAATAATTCTTAGCACCAAGGAATTTTAGAAGTATATATTAGTGTTCAAGCAAATATAGGAAATAGTGTTTTACATGCTGCTTGCCGGAGGATGTGTTAGTACAAAGAAGGATTCGGGTACTAGACTTGGAGACCATTCATATAAACAGAGCCTGATCAGAAGGGTCTGGGCTGGTGTCCAAGCTCAAGATGTGACGCACGGCATCCTTGTGTGACTGAGGAAACTCCCAATGGTTTCTATGGAGACGCAATTAATCGTACACTTCTGAGGAACAACTCCTCCGTGTAACTTAGCAACGCTATTGAACTACGATTAAACTAATGCCAAAACAAATAACTTAGTTaatctttacatttgacctaagCGTCCCGTAACTTTTGAAGCATTTTGGACAGGTTTTAGATGGAAGTTTCGTTTCAATTTACAGTATTTACTTGGGTTTAATTTCCGAACTTTCGAGTATATGTATAAACACACTGTACATGTCATATATATTTAGAGAGTTCCGTATGCTCACAAACTATTACAGCTGAATGCAATATAAAATTCAACAAAAACGAAAGCAGTTAATAGTTGCCTTTTATAGTTTCCAGTTACAGTTTTTGGTGAACACCATGGCATTAGAAGTATTTCGATAGGTGTTATAATTatatttctaaatttaaacatgttgagtcaaatatattttaaaacaaatcTGGAAATGCACAGCGGGTTAATTCATTTTGTAAGATTGCATAGGAATTAGGTATTTAATTGAAATCCATTTAGGGAATAAATTTACTATTCTATTTATTCTCAGGATGTCGATTACTTGGTTAAACTGACAGTCATAGTCCATTCCTGAAAAAAAAGCAGATATAACACTTGGTAATCTCCAGAATGAGAGTCACACAAATGCTTGAGTAGAGCTCACCCAGGGTTCCTTCCCCACTATACTCAAAGGAAGCTATTAGGATTTAACATTTGGGTGATTTTGTAGTCACTTTGTAGGAAACATAGAGCGCTATAGCTGAATTAAGTCCCAAGATGAGAGGAGTTTATGTGCCTAGGTTTATTGGTATACACCTCTCTGAATTTCTACTCAAATACCCACTACAGTATTTTACCACGCCCACCGTTGGGTGGGATATTTGGGAATAATGGCTaacattatagaacatagaaaaacctacagcacaatacaggtccttcagacgacaatgctgtgctgaacatgtacttactttagaagttacctatggttacccatagccctctatttttctaagctccatgtacctatccaggagtctcttaaaagaccctatcgtatccgcctccaccactgttgctgacaGCCTGTCACTCACCACTCTcggcgtaaaaacttaccccgacatctcctctgtacctacttccaagcatctcaaaactgtgccctctagtgttagccatttcagccctggggggaaaacaaaacctctgactatccacacgatcaatgcctctcatcctcttgtacacctttatcaggtcacctttcatcctccgccacgccaaggagaaaaggctgagttcactgaaactattctcataaggcatgcttcccaatcctggcaacatccttgtaaatctcctcttcaccctttctatagtttccacatccttcctgtagtgaggtgaccagaactgaacacagtactccaagtggggtttgaccagggtcctatatagctgtaatattacctcttggctcataaaatcaatcccacagttgatgaatgccttcttaaccacacagttaacctgtgcagcagctttgagtgtcctatggacttggatcccaagatcccactgatcttcctatgggcaagccaattctggatccagaaagcaaggtctccactggatcctatgcctccttactttctcaatgagccttgcatggggtaccttatcaaatgccttgttgaaagccatataaactacatctaatatattctgccatcatatttgacctaccaaaatgaaccacctcacacttatctgggttgaactccatctgccacttcccagcccagttttgcatcctattgatgtcccactgtaacctctgacatccctccacactatcgacaacacccccaacctttgtgtcatcagcaaatttattaacccatccctccacttcctcatccatgtcaattataaaaatcacaaagagaaggggtcccagaatagatccctgaggcacgctaCTGGTCActaaccttcatgcagaatatgactcatctacaCTACTCTCTCCAAAAAGTAGTCCCTCCTTACGTCAGTCTGAAATTTATTGCCAACCGGAGAAAACACAATTTATCTCAAGTATCTGCATATTATTGGTTaactaatcctctatccatgcaaaTACCCTAACACCAACTCCATGTATTCTTATCATATGGATAAGTCTTACTTAGCATTTTATTAAATACCATCTGGAATCCAAGTATAGAATCTGATATCCATCAGATTCACACAATCCACTCatctagttatatcctcaaaaaactccaataacTTTGTCAAACAGGGCTTGCCCTTCCTGACTTTGATTTGATGGAATGATACCTATTTAGATATCTCATTATTTCTTCTTTAGTGGTAATTTCAAGCATATTCCTGACTAGAGATGTTAAACTATGCTAGCTGATTTATGATTACTTGCCTTTTTGTCCTCATCCATTTTTAAACAGTGGCCTGATGCTTACTGTCTTCCAATCTACGCAgacctgtcctgaatgcagagaattttggtaaattatcacaaaAATATTACTTCCACTATTTCTTTCTTTCCAGTACCATGGGATGTACTCCATGAGGACCAGGGACCTTACCTACCTTAGGCCTACTGGTTTGCTCAGCACCGTCTCTTTAGTGATAGCAATGGTATCAAaatcctcacctcccatcacattcataacatctctctttgcaTGTTGGATGTGTCTTCCCagcatgaagactgacacaaaataatcattcaaagcctcagccatttctgctttaccTAATACTAATTCCCACTTCTCATCTTCCAAGCAACCTACATTCAAAGTTAAAATATTTCCAAAGGTGGATTAAGTTACCGGATGTGACAGAAGCAGTTCAGGTTTCTAATAACCAGAACAAAATGATTGGTGACTCGGGAATGATATAGGGGAGTGGATTCAGTAGTGAGCTGTTCACTATAGAATTTGAGTGCCTGACTCTAAAGCAGATTCATCTTGGGGTCATTTCTAACAGAATTTGTGCATCTTTTAACTATATTGAGTTCTAACTCCTTTAGTATATTATTAGAGGGATTGGAGGGGATAATTAGAAGCATACGTTTATAGATCACTTTTGTACCTACATTCAGCACTGATTTCTAAATTAATTTCTTTGGAAAAACAGGGTTGTTGTTAATAATTCATTAGCCTCACTGAAACTAATACATTGCTTTGTGAAATGGATTTGTATTTGCCCATTTATCTAATTCCAAAATACTCACAGTATAGCTGTCACTCTGTTCACCACTAATCTATGCCTCCTGGTCCATTTTTGCACAGTATTGAAAGGAAATAACGAGGCAATGGTAGCTAAAGTGGATTGTTGGATTACAATCTAGGATTAAACACTCCAGCGATTTGTAGTGTTAAATTACGTGTTGTATTAATGCGCAGAGCAAGGTATTACTAATGTTCAGCagcaaaaaaaatgtaaaaaagtGTTTTATTGAACTCGTACAAAATATCTATACAACAAAATGGCCATTGTGTAAATAAATAATTGTATAAATTATCAAACTGAAATCACTataaacttccccccccccccacctccgaaACGGTATAAAAAGTGCTAAAATGTCGATTGCATCTTCGCCAGACAGTCTTCAGATTTGGACACAGTGCAATGGTCTGGTTGAGAAagttcagtttttaaaaaaatgaaacttCTGGTCTGGAGACCATAATCGACCAACCTCTACATTGAGGATGGGTGTGGACACGACCTCTTAGCTTATTGTGCTTTATTTATTCTGGAGAAATAGTCTTGGTCAATATGTAGGGGAGGTCGTAATAGGACTCTGAAGATAACCCAAGGAATTCGCTGGCGAACGCACGGGCATGGTGACAGGAAAATTAAAGACAAATCGGGTTGAAGTACTGGAGGTATTATGAGAGGGACTGGCAGCCTCTGTCGAAcaggagggggtgaatacttgagATTCAAACTGCAAAAGTTGTCCCATAAAGCTGAAGTTGGGGGAGATGACGCTCCTACGTTGTTTAACAAACTCGAAAGCTTCGTCCAGCTTCACCCGGTTGGCCCTCATGAGATAAGCCAGGCAGATGGTAGCGGATCGAGAGATACCAGCTTGGCAGTGAACAAACACCCTGCCACCAGTGTTCTTCACAGAGTCTAGAGGGAGACAAAAATAAACGCCTGATTGAGCACCAAAAAGCAGATAGGCAATAAAATCTTTATAGTTCattaagaaaaaaatacaatCCTATGGATTTTTATAACTAACAAATGAGCATAAACACAAGTGTTAAGGTAGAGGAGCAAAAAGAGACTAACTAATGTTAACAATCTTCAGATTTCGCTTCCGTATATTCAGTGATAGGGAAATACTGATTACGTATCTTTTAGCATTATTAGAGACTCTTTCGGCAGGTTAAAGTTATAACTTTTCAATTTGTTTGGATTAACTGTTTATTTTTATGAATAGAAGTACAAGCTCTTACCGATGAATTCGATGGCCTCAAGGAACCAGGAGCTGATATCTGCTTTGTGACTGTCCTCCACTGGAATACTTTTGTACTGATAATGCTCCTCAAAGTGGTTTGGGCAGTTAGCAGAGACATTAATTAGAGCCGTAATTCCAAGGGCGTCCAGCATGTCCTTCCTTGACGCATGATAGGCACTTCCGAGGTAGAGGAAAGGGAGGATTTCAACAGGTCCACCCTGCGGAAAAACAAACACTTGTCAGTTTCCCCCCAAAATTTCCCATCATTTAATTTTGTGGAAATGCTTTGTTAATAAGTAATCTATATTACAGAGACCTTTATGTTAAATGgttgataataaatcttactCAATTTGTGGGGTTTAGCAAAAACTAACCTGATCATAGAGCGGAGTGTCGCAGGAACTACAGCTTGGCTCTGCGCTGTTCGGCCGGCTGTTAGCGCTCAGAGGTAGCGACAATGGAGGGGGTGAAGGTTTAGCGCAAAAATCCGGATATTCCGATGAAAATGCATCATAGCCTCCTGAAATTAAAGATAGAGAAACTAATTAATTCGCTGTAAACTTAAACCAGTTTCGAATTTACTAAAGCCATTTAGAATTCGAGCCACCAAAATATAACGCAAAAAAAATAAACGTTTTAATTCGTTTAAAGTTGTTAATTCTTTACGCGGAACCATTTGTTCGCCGGATAGGCACAAGCTTTAGCTTTATTGCAAGAAGGAGAAGGTTTTGAGTAATATATTGGCCGTTAAAGTGCTTCAGGCTGATAGTTTTTTTTGATGTTGTTACTGGAGCAAAGCGAAGTTTGTGCTCTCAATGTACTTACCTCGGAGAAAGTTAATGCTTGCTCCATAGGATTCTCTACACAACGTGCTGGCTGCTAGGTGTACTGTACTATCTTTTTTGAGCATGTTAAACTCAGAAGTCTTTTCATCAAATATAACAACGAATGAATAGCGGCCGGAGATCAAACTATTGCGATACTCTTCGTTAGGTACAATGTGTTCAAGCCCCATCGCTCCTTTAGCCCTTCGCTTAACTATGGTACTAAAACGGACGTTGATTGAATTCAATATATGCGATGCGTTAAAGGCGAAGAAAGAGCGACAATCCAGTAGCAAACATTTAGAGGCGTCTTCTTtcagaagctgtcccagagtttCATTATCAACGCTTGAGATTTCCATCATGACCATAATTGCTGACTTAACACAGCTGATCCTCAAGAAGTCTCGCTTCTGCTGATAGCAAAGCTGCTTCTTGAACTATCTTCACGCTTTGCTTCCGAACTGAAGCTTCTGTCCCGGCTGCCTTTTTATGGAGGATTTTGTGAATGAAATTGACGCGATCTGTGTCACGTGATAC contains the following coding sequences:
- the dusp1 gene encoding dual specificity protein phosphatase 1 — protein: MVMMEISSVDNETLGQLLKEDASKCLLLDCRSFFAFNASHILNSINVRFSTIVKRRAKGAMGLEHIVPNEEYRNSLISGRYSFVVIFDEKTSEFNMLKKDSTVHLAASTLCRESYGASINFLRGGYDAFSSEYPDFCAKPSPPPLSLPLSANSRPNSAEPSCSSCDTPLYDQGGPVEILPFLYLGSAYHASRKDMLDALGITALINVSANCPNHFEEHYQYKSIPVEDSHKADISSWFLEAIEFIDSVKNTGGRVFVHCQAGISRSATICLAYLMRANRVKLDEAFEFVKQRRSVISPNFSFMGQLLQFESQVFTPSCSTEAASPSHNTSSTSTRFVFNFPVTMPVRSPANSLGYLQSPITTSPTY